One Owenweeksia hongkongensis DSM 17368 genomic region harbors:
- a CDS encoding carboxymuconolactone decarboxylase family protein, which yields MNTTTLGASRYGIVEYQNAPETIQAIYDDTMQTLQLPFVLNWFKCQGNNATLLKGNWAKLKSTLMEGDVPNVLKQLIIYNVSKLRGCQYCAHAHGIFADSMASMLSEEPGFKPSQDMDSPHIPASYKTAISVVTKAALNPQDVDEKDFAKLQEAGFSNNEIQELMAQADLVNMLNTIADVSGIKVDNELLEAEM from the coding sequence ATGAACACTACTACTCTTGGCGCAAGTCGCTATGGCATTGTTGAATATCAAAATGCTCCCGAAACCATTCAGGCTATTTATGACGACACGATGCAAACGCTGCAATTACCTTTTGTACTAAACTGGTTTAAATGTCAAGGGAATAATGCTACCCTATTAAAAGGAAACTGGGCAAAGCTAAAGTCTACCCTTATGGAGGGAGATGTGCCTAATGTACTTAAGCAACTTATTATTTACAACGTTTCAAAACTTAGAGGTTGCCAATACTGCGCTCACGCACATGGCATATTTGCCGACAGTATGGCCTCTATGCTTTCTGAGGAGCCAGGATTCAAACCTAGTCAAGATATGGACTCACCACATATACCAGCCAGCTACAAAACGGCAATTAGTGTGGTTACCAAAGCTGCACTAAATCCTCAGGATGTAGATGAAAAAGATTTTGCAAAGTTGCAAGAGGCAGGTTTCTCTAACAATGAAATTCAAGAGCTTATGGCTCAAGCGGATTTGGTAAATATGCTCAACACCATTGCCGATGTTTCAGGCATAAAGGTAGACAACGAATTACTTGAAGCTGAAATGTAA
- a CDS encoding acyl-CoA thioesterase, with the protein MNKDQAPLRFHTRKWVKPEDLNPNNTLFGGSLLKWIDEEAVIYAIVQLDNPHVVTKLISEVEFINAPVQGDIIEMGFTATHFGKTSITLKCEVRNKLTRAQILTIERLVFVNLGKDGNPAPHGKTGITLGSEKFDR; encoded by the coding sequence ATGAATAAAGATCAAGCCCCATTAAGATTTCATACCCGCAAATGGGTAAAACCAGAAGATTTGAACCCAAACAACACACTTTTTGGCGGAAGCCTGTTAAAGTGGATTGATGAGGAAGCAGTAATTTATGCCATTGTGCAGCTTGATAACCCCCATGTAGTGACCAAACTTATTTCTGAAGTGGAATTTATCAATGCCCCAGTACAAGGCGACATTATTGAAATGGGCTTTACAGCCACTCATTTTGGAAAAACATCCATCACCCTCAAATGTGAAGTGAGAAATAAATTAACACGTGCACAAATCCTTACTATTGAACGTCTCGTATTTGTAAACTTAGGAAAAGATGGGAACCCTGCTCCACATGGAAAAACAGGCATTACTTTAGGAAGTGAGAAATTTGACCGATAA
- a CDS encoding response regulator, with the protein MKIMLVDDKDISNFIMRKFIEIRKPDATVKEFTDPAEAFNGINDFNPDIIFLDLNMPIMNGWQFLDKMLTDKLSQKVAILTSSTSNEDMEKSKSYGNVVNFYVKPLTPDELARVFADLNTQS; encoded by the coding sequence ATGAAAATAATGCTCGTAGATGATAAGGACATCTCAAACTTCATAATGAGAAAGTTCATAGAAATAAGGAAGCCGGATGCTACAGTAAAGGAATTTACCGACCCCGCGGAAGCCTTTAATGGTATTAATGACTTCAATCCTGACATCATCTTTTTAGACCTTAATATGCCTATAATGAATGGGTGGCAATTTTTGGACAAAATGCTGACCGATAAATTATCTCAAAAAGTGGCCATTCTTACCTCTTCTACCAGTAATGAGGATATGGAGAAAAGCAAAAGCTATGGTAACGTTGTAAACTTTTATGTGAAGCCTCTTACTCCCGATGAATTGGCACGAGTATTTGCTGATTTAAACACACAGTCATAG